The following proteins are co-located in the Besnoitia besnoiti strain Bb-Ger1 chromosome Unknown contig00007, whole genome shotgun sequence genome:
- a CDS encoding uncharacterized protein (encoded by transcript BESB_072510), with protein sequence MSDGEASNPPSKKRRRSARAESEPDSVSCRAPESTECPKGDATAFASAPSGSHAPRVQIVEHAVKALFQRYRASSPPSTESTSSSDGVKPPNASTDEQLDASADSKRSRESGDSSRLESDASASLSQDLPQSTPSSAFSTLLWVRSLFGDQEEDSGLQTRVSKSPRALDGSAQADSAAASSGKLGARIDGERDLEKRIKHMNFRSLKAGPAAVGGLCIPVIATSLDLRIAPFWRTGTEQEARAEWQKTRSILRSDFKKKHKTAVRMLKGSNPRRAQNRGMSSAASNGSGGVR encoded by the exons ATGTCGGACGGCGAAGCGTCGAATCCGCCGTCAAAAAAGAGGCGTCGCTCTGCTCGCGCAGAGTCTGAACCAGACAGCGTCTCCTGTCGTGCGCCTGAGTCGACAGAATGTCCGAAAGGCGATGCCAcggctttcgcctctgcccCGTCGGGGTCCCATGCCCCCCGAGTCCAGATCGTCGAGCATGCAGTCAAGGCTCTTTTTCAGCGTTATAGGGCGTCATCGCCTCCGTCAACAGAGTCAACCTCGTCTTCAGACGGCGTAAAGCCTCCGAATGCCTCTACGGATGAGCAACTTGACGCGTCCGCGGACTCGAAGCGCTCCCGCGAATCGGGTGACTCGTCACGACTTGAGTCCgatgcctctgcgtccctctCTCAGGATCTGCCTCAGTCGACACCCTCCTCGGCCTTCTCGACGCTTCTCTGGGTTCGAAGCCTTTTTGGAGACCAAGAAGAGGACAGCGGATTGCAAACGCGGGTCTCGAAGAGCCCTCGCGCCCTTGACGGATCTGCCCAAGCGGActccgctgccgcgtcttcgGGCAAACTTGGCGCGCGGATCGACGGAGAGCGCGACCTTGAGAAGCGAATCAAACACATGAACTTCAGGTCTCTGAAAGCAGGGCCAGCAGCTGTAGGCGGTCTGTGCATCCCTGTCATTGCCACGTCTTTGGATCTCCGCATTGCGCCTTTCTGGCGCACTGGCACTGAGCAGGAG GCTCGAGCAGAGTGGCAGAAGACCCGCTCGATCTTGCGAAGCGACTTCAAGAAAAAACACAAAACCGCAGTCCGCATGCTCAAGGGAAGCAACCCGCGGCGAGCACAAAACAGAGGAATGTCGTCGGCCGCCTCTAACGGCTCCGGGGGGGTTCGATAG
- a CDS encoding uncharacterized protein (encoded by transcript BESB_072500): protein METQGEAPSESSGSGLKSPRSPADPAVKVLRRRSRELWLAATTRPPPDTGVEKSPGTSPQESKKSGIGSVSELLRRSSRDMWLAATVSEGREAGELKHQDPDPESVQRRDSVSELLRRSSRDMWLAAMSSEGSEGKAEKASADDRRSGRIKPVAAAKAHNNRRGEGSANDHSGPTRETEETGKKCHSNTVDSLSSQGQIDITKAPSFGSSVGSQEDVVRALRSWSRRQWSLDAQDTIAVFDASSEEERTKSPVLNDEHVFEAIEKETAPGAALRQRPPRRR from the coding sequence ATGGAGACTCAGGGAGAGGCACCCTCAGAATCAAGCGGTTCAGGCCTCAAGTCACCCCGCTCGCCGGCTGACCCAGCGGTCAAGGttctgcggcgcagaagtCGCGAATTGTGGCTAGCAGCCACAACTCGCCCGCCACCAGACACTGGGGTGGAGAAGTCCCCGGGTACAAGTCCACAAGAGTCTAAGAAGAGTGGCATCGGCAGCGTGTCTGAACTTTTGAGGCGTTCCAGTCGTGACATGTGGCTGGCTGCCACCGTTTCGGAAGGCCGAGAAGCTGGAGAGCTGAAGCACCAGGATCCGGACCCAGAGAGTGTGCAAAGAAGAGACAGTGTTTCAGAGCTCTTGAGACGCTCGAGCCGTGACATGTGGCTAGCTGCGATGTCTAGCGAGGGATCAGaggggaaggcggagaaggcaagCGCGGACGACCGGAGAAGTGGACGCATCAAGCCTGTCGCAGCTGCAAAGGCTCACAATaacaggagaggagagggctCTGCAAACGACCACTCCGGTCCTACCagggagacggaggagaccgGAAAAAAGTGCCACTCGAATACTGTTGACAGCTTATCGTCCCAAGGACAGATCGACATAACCAAAGCCCCGAGTTTCGGCTCATCCGTTGGCAGTCAGGAGGACGTAGTGCGTGCTTTGCGTTCCTGGAGTCGACGTCAGTGGTCGTTGGATGCCCAGGACACGATTGCTGTGTTCGATGCTTCCTCAGAGGAAGAACGAACCAAGTCTCCCGTGTTGAACGATGAGCACGTTTTTGAAGCAATCGAGAAAGAAACCGCACCtggcgcggctctgcgacAGCGACCGCCACGTCGCCGCTAG